From the genome of Bacteroidota bacterium:
CGGTTTCGCGACCGATTGCGCCTTCCAATCCATAGCCGGTGAAAATCGCTTCGATGCCGCCATTCAATTCGGAGTACACAGCCAATCCATAGCCGACTTCGGAGGTCGTTGCGCCAAAGGCGACGTAAAGCTGCCCCTCGATCGCTAGTGCAATGCCTTCATATTCACCTGCGGAGGTCTGCCATTCGATGCCATGGCCGCCGCGCGGGAGTGCGGAGATGCGCATGGTACCTGTGTAGGCCTGCCCAAGATGGTTTTCTGCCTTGGAAATCGTCCAAGTGCCGTCAAATTTTGGGTCGTGGTAAAGTCTTGGCATACAAATTTCAATCCTTGTTCAAGGGTTCAGTTCGTCGAAAATACGCAAGGAATCTGAAACAAATCGTGCGAAGGGGTGTTATTTGTTCGTGTTTGCCGATCAAGGAGGTGAATGCTTTCAGTAGAATTTTGTTTGTCATTATTGTCATAACTTCTTTTGTGATTGCCTTCGGAGTCCGGGGGCAATTGCATTTTGTGGCCGCAAGAAGACTGACGATGTCGTGCGACAGAATGCGATTCTCCTGAACGAAAGGACAATCGGATTCCAGTTTCCATCCCGCGAAAATTCCCTAAATTGAGGCATGAATCGCCACGAGGAAGTTTTTGGCCGCCAACAGGCCTATTTTTGGGAAAAGCTGAAAGGCAGCACGGCCACCCAACGCGTTGCCAAGCTGCGGAAAATGAAAAAATGGGTGCTTGCCCATCAGAAGGATATTCAGGCTGCGCTGTTTCAGGATTTGCACAAGCCCGCGCACGAAGCCGACCTCATGGAGGTCTTGCCGGTCATGGCCGAAATCAAGGATGCCATTGCCAATCTCCATGATTGGATGCGGCCCCGCAGGCTACCGACTCCGATGGCATTTATCGGTTCGCGTTCCGAGGTAATGTATGAACCCAAAGGTGTCTCGCTGATCCTTGCCCCCTGGAACTTCCCTTACATGCTCACCATCGGGCCACTCGTCTCGGCCATCGCTGCAGGATGCACCGCCATGGTCAAGCCCAGCGAATTTGCCCCAGCTACAAGCACCTTGATCGAAAAAATGGTCACGGATTTGTTTCCCGAGGATGAAGTCGCCGTATTTCATGGCGACCATACGCTGGCAACGGCACTCACGGCGATGCCCTTCGACCATATTTTCTTCACGGGCAGCCCTGAAGTCGGCAAGAAAGTGATGCATGCCGCAGCCGAGAACCTCACCTCCGTGACCCTCGAATTAGGTGGCCGGAACCCGGTCATCGTGGACGAAACGGCAAATATCAGCGACACCGCCCGCAAACTTGTTTGGGGCAAGCTCGTCAATGCCGGACAAAGCTGTATGTCGCCCAACTATGTCTTGGTGCATGAAAAGATTTATGATCAGCTTCTGAAGCAGATCAAATCCACCTACAACAAAACCTACGGCGAAGCTGCCACGCACATGCAAGACAGCCCGTATTACAGCCGTCTGATCACGCCACGCCATCAGGCGCGCTTGCAGGAGCTCGTAGGCACGGCGGTCGCTGCAGGCGCAAAGGTTTTGATTGGCGGAAAAGGCGACACCGCCACAAGCTATCTTGATCCGACGTTTCTCACCGATGTCGAACTCGGCAATCCGATCCTTGAGCAGGAGTTGTTTGGGCCGATTTTGCCGTTTCTGAAATACAAAACTTTGGATGAAGCCCTTGGGATCATCCGCAAGATTGAAAAGCCGCTTGCATTGTACATTTTCTCGCGCTCCAATCGCAACATCGAGCGCATCATGGGCAGCACGAGTTCGGGGAGTTTGATGGTCAATGAAACCACCGTCGCCTTCGGCAATACCGAAATGCCTTTTGGAGGCGTGAATTGGAGCGGAATCGGCAAAGCCCACGGCCATGCCGGATTTCTCGCCTTCACCAACGAGAAACCCGTCATGCGGCAAAATACCTTGGTACCGTTTACGTTGCTGGCATTCGCGCCTTATACCAAGCTCAAAAGCAAAGCTTTGAACTTGGTCATGCGCTTATTCTGATTTTGAAGGGTTACTTAGGCCGACGGATTTTGGCTAATCATCCAGCCGATGCCAAATTTGTCGTCGCACATTCCAAAGAGGGGTGCCCAAAACGTGGGCCCAAGCGGCATGATGATATTGCCACCTTCGGAGAGCATTTCAAAAAGCCGAATGGATTCTTCCTCCGTCGTGGTATTGATCACGACCGAGAAATTGTTTCCGATAATGGGCTTACCTTCCATTACTTCTGGAAAGTCGCTGCCTTGCAAATGAAGGTTCTCGCTGATCGGAATGGCAACATGCAAAATCCGATCGCCACCTAGTGCATTTGGATCTGCGCCAGGCATGTCCTTGTACCGTGACAGCATATGAAATTCGCCGCCAAATGCTTTTTGATAGAAGGTGAACGCCTCAAGGCAATTGCCGTCAAAATGGAGATAGGGATTAATCGTGATCATATTTTTGATTTTAGTGGGAGTACCCAACAAATGTAGCACCCGATGTGGGGAGGCAGAAATGCGATTACGACATACTTGCGGGTTGATTGCGACATTCTCATTTGTAATTTCACGGGATGAAAGTACTTGCAATTTTGGTTCCCGAAGGCTGTGTTTTGGCAACCGTTTCAGGCCCGAGACAGATGTTTACGGCCGTCAATCAGTTTCTTGTGAACCAAGGACGCGAACCTCTTTTTGACCTTAAATTGGTCGGCCTGAACAAGGAAGTGCGATTGATGGATGGGCTTGTCACCATTTTCCCGGATTGGCAGTTGGCAGAGGCGAATGATGCGGATGTCATCATTGTCCCAGCGTTGAGTGGGGATTTGATCGTATCCTTGGAGCAGAATCAAGCTTTTGTACCGTGGATCATTGCGCAGCATGCACGCGGCGCCGAAGTTGCGAGCCTCTGCATTGGTGCATTTTTGCTCGGTTCCACGGGATTGTTGGCTGGAAAATACTGCTCGACACATTGGATGTTTGCACAACAATTTCGCACGATGTTTCCAGATGCAGTTTTGATGGACGACAAGATCATCACGGAGCAAAACGGCATTTATACCAGCGGCGGAGCGAATTCGTACTGGAATTTGCTGCTTTACCTCGTCGAAAAGTACGTGGACCGCGAGATGGCGGTGCTTGCGGCCAAGTTTTTTGCCTTGGACATTGACCGCAATGGACAATCAGCCTTTGTGATTTTTACGGGTCAAAAGGATCATGGCGATCCGCAGGTGAAATCGGCGCAAGAGTTTATCGAGACGCATTATCAGGATCGAATTCGTGTGGAAGACCTTGCTGACCTTGTGGGCATTGGGCGGCGCACGTTTGAAAGGAGATTCAAGAAGGCGACGACCAACTCCGTGGTGGAGTACATTCAACGGGTGAAAATCGAAGCCGTGAAAAAACAACTCGAATCAGGCCGTAAATCGGTTTCGGAGTTGATGTACGAGGTTGGATACGCAGACTCCAAAGCATTTCGGGAGGTTTTCAAGAAAGTGGCTGGCATTTCACCCAATGATTACCGCAACAAATATCAAAAACGCACGGAAATCCTTGGAGTTGACGTTGCCGGATGAAAGAGGATGATCTTATTCCTTGTTTTTGGCCTAAGAATTCACGAATCTAGGATCAAACTTTATACTGATGGCAATGCTCGGAATTCAACACATCAAGTTTGACTCCATGACCTACGTGCTCCATTTCAAAAATGGAAAAATCAAGCGCGAGGGTCGTGGTTTGGCATTTTTCTACTTCGCGCCCAGCAGTTCGATCGCAGCGATTCCGATGGGGAGCAATGACCTGCCTTTCATCTTTAGTGAATCGACCAACGACTATCAGACGGTCACGATTCAAGGGCAGATCAGCTACAAAATCAGTGCGCCCAAGACACTGGCCGACGTGCTCGACTTTACTGTCAACGATGCCGGCCAATACAAGAAAAATGACATCGAGAAGCTGAATCAGCGCATTATCAACGAAGCGCAGACCACCACCTCGGCCTATATCCACAGCATCAAACTCAAGGACGCGATCCGCGCGGCCAAGGCCGTCGAAGGCAAGATTCTCGAGGGCCTGAAGGCCTCGCCCGCAATTGGCATGCTCGGCATCGAAATCCTCGGCGCCAACATCCTCGCGATTCAGGCCACACCGGAAATGACCCGCGCACTCGAAACCGAAACCCGCGAACAGTTGCAGCAGGAGGCCGATCAGGCCATCTACGAGCGCCGCAACTTCGCCGTCGAGCAGGAGCGCCGCATCAAGGAAACCGAATTGAACACGGAAATCGCCGTCGAGGAAAAGCAGAAGCAAATCGCCGAAAAACGCATGGAAACCGCCGTGCAAAAGGCTGACAATGAGCGGAAACTCCGCGAAATGCAGCTCGAAGCCGATATCGCCGTGGAAAATCAGCGCAAGTCCCTCATCGAGCAACGTACGACCAACGACCGTGCCGAAGCCGACACCAAGGGTTATGTCATCGAGGCCAACCTCAAACCCTACAAGGACATTGACTGGAAAACGTTGACCGCGCTCAACAACAACCCCGATCCGAGGTTTAACATTGCCCTCGCGTTCAGGACCTTGGCGGAGAATGCAGACAAGATCGGCAACTTGAACATCAGCCCCGAACTGCTGGAATCCATTTTGAGCCAGAAAAAATGAGCATCGAGTATGCCATCGTCGTGAAAAACAAAACGCGGCTGGAATCCTTGATTGAGCGCTTCAATACCAAGGCCCAAGCCAAGTTTTACATCGAGCGGCTCGGCGGCAATTTTGCGGACTACGAATTGGAGCATCAGACTTTTCATGCCGCTTTGCAGTCCTTGCAAACGCAGCTTTCCAAGTTGATCAAAAACAAGATTTTGGAACGGGCTTATATGCCTTCGTTCCTGTTTTCGGAGAATAATCTGATTGTCGTGATCGGGCAGGATGGTTTGGTCGCGAACACGGCCAAATACGCCAAAGGCATTCCCATCGTGGCCGTAAATCCCGACAAGCAACGCTACGACGGGGTTTTGTTGCCCTTTGATACCCAGAATTTTGCGCATGGCGTAGAGAATGTCCTCTCCAATCAATATGCATCCCGCACGATGCGGTTTGCGGAGGCCAAACTCAACGACGGGCAGCGCCTGTTGGCATTCAACGACTTGTACATTGGCGCTTCCACGCATATCTCGGCACGGTACAAAATTTCCTTCAACGAAGCGACCGAGGAGCATTCCTCCAGCGGATTGATCGTCTCGACTCCAGCCGGTTCGACGGGATGGTTGAGTTCGATTTTTAACATGGCCTACGGCGTGGCGGGTATGTTTGAAAAGGGTTTGGAACCCAAAAAGCCGCAGTTGCAAGACAACGAATTGCTGTTTGCGGTTCGGGAGCCGTTCAAGAGCATCCGCACGCAGACGGGTATCACGGCGGGCATCATTGCGCAGCAAAATCACCTGAGAATCGAGTCGCTCATGCCGACAAGCGGCGTGATCTTCAGCGACGGCATCGAGGCCGACTTCCTGCGGTTCAACAGCGGATCGATTGCGACGATCGGCATCGCGAATGAAACGGCGCAGTTGGTGCTCAATCCGGCGAATGTCCCTTCAAAATGACGTAGAAAATGGCATTCGAAGAGATTTTGCTGCCGTTTTTCCTGTTTTTTACGATTGCCACCTTGTATTCGTCGGTAGGGCATGCGGGAGCTTCCGGTTATCTGGCGATCATGTCGTTGCTGTCGTTTGGGACGGAATCCATCAAACCGATCTCTTTGATTTTGAACATCGCGGTGGCCTTGATTGCTTCGGTGAAGTTCATTCGGGCAGGGTATTTTGATCGCCGGATTTTCCTCGTTTTCATCGTGACCTCGTTGCCAATGGCCTTTTTAGGAGGCTATTTGAAGGTCGGCCCGGAATATTTCAAGCTTTTTGCAGGGATCTTTTTGATCATTTCCGCGATCATGCTCGTGGCCAAGCAGTTCATCCAAAACAAGGATGCGCCGACCAAGGTGATGCCGATTTGGGTGGGATTGCTGCTCGGCGCGGTGATCGGATTGCTTTCCGGGTTGATCGGCGTCGGCGGCGGGATTTT
Proteins encoded in this window:
- a CDS encoding aldehyde dehydrogenase family protein, coding for MNRHEEVFGRQQAYFWEKLKGSTATQRVAKLRKMKKWVLAHQKDIQAALFQDLHKPAHEADLMEVLPVMAEIKDAIANLHDWMRPRRLPTPMAFIGSRSEVMYEPKGVSLILAPWNFPYMLTIGPLVSAIAAGCTAMVKPSEFAPATSTLIEKMVTDLFPEDEVAVFHGDHTLATALTAMPFDHIFFTGSPEVGKKVMHAAAENLTSVTLELGGRNPVIVDETANISDTARKLVWGKLVNAGQSCMSPNYVLVHEKIYDQLLKQIKSTYNKTYGEAATHMQDSPYYSRLITPRHQARLQELVGTAVAAGAKVLIGGKGDTATSYLDPTFLTDVELGNPILEQELFGPILPFLKYKTLDEALGIIRKIEKPLALYIFSRSNRNIERIMGSTSSGSLMVNETTVAFGNTEMPFGGVNWSGIGKAHGHAGFLAFTNEKPVMRQNTLVPFTLLAFAPYTKLKSKALNLVMRLF
- a CDS encoding VOC family protein, which gives rise to MITINPYLHFDGNCLEAFTFYQKAFGGEFHMLSRYKDMPGADPNALGGDRILHVAIPISENLHLQGSDFPEVMEGKPIIGNNFSVVINTTTEEESIRLFEMLSEGGNIIMPLGPTFWAPLFGMCDDKFGIGWMISQNPSA
- a CDS encoding helix-turn-helix domain-containing protein, with amino-acid sequence MKVLAILVPEGCVLATVSGPRQMFTAVNQFLVNQGREPLFDLKLVGLNKEVRLMDGLVTIFPDWQLAEANDADVIIVPALSGDLIVSLEQNQAFVPWIIAQHARGAEVASLCIGAFLLGSTGLLAGKYCSTHWMFAQQFRTMFPDAVLMDDKIITEQNGIYTSGGANSYWNLLLYLVEKYVDREMAVLAAKFFALDIDRNGQSAFVIFTGQKDHGDPQVKSAQEFIETHYQDRIRVEDLADLVGIGRRTFERRFKKATTNSVVEYIQRVKIEAVKKQLESGRKSVSELMYEVGYADSKAFREVFKKVAGISPNDYRNKYQKRTEILGVDVAG
- a CDS encoding membrane protease subunit, stomatin/prohibitin; protein product: MLGIQHIKFDSMTYVLHFKNGKIKREGRGLAFFYFAPSSSIAAIPMGSNDLPFIFSESTNDYQTVTIQGQISYKISAPKTLADVLDFTVNDAGQYKKNDIEKLNQRIINEAQTTTSAYIHSIKLKDAIRAAKAVEGKILEGLKASPAIGMLGIEILGANILAIQATPEMTRALETETREQLQQEADQAIYERRNFAVEQERRIKETELNTEIAVEEKQKQIAEKRMETAVQKADNERKLREMQLEADIAVENQRKSLIEQRTTNDRAEADTKGYVIEANLKPYKDIDWKTLTALNNNPDPRFNIALAFRTLAENADKIGNLNISPELLESILSQKK
- a CDS encoding NAD(+)/NADH kinase, yielding MSIEYAIVVKNKTRLESLIERFNTKAQAKFYIERLGGNFADYELEHQTFHAALQSLQTQLSKLIKNKILERAYMPSFLFSENNLIVVIGQDGLVANTAKYAKGIPIVAVNPDKQRYDGVLLPFDTQNFAHGVENVLSNQYASRTMRFAEAKLNDGQRLLAFNDLYIGASTHISARYKISFNEATEEHSSSGLIVSTPAGSTGWLSSIFNMAYGVAGMFEKGLEPKKPQLQDNELLFAVREPFKSIRTQTGITAGIIAQQNHLRIESLMPTSGVIFSDGIEADFLRFNSGSIATIGIANETAQLVLNPANVPSK
- a CDS encoding sulfite exporter TauE/SafE family protein, yielding MAFEEILLPFFLFFTIATLYSSVGHAGASGYLAIMSLLSFGTESIKPISLILNIAVALIASVKFIRAGYFDRRIFLVFIVTSLPMAFLGGYLKVGPEYFKLFAGIFLIISAIMLVAKQFIQNKDAPTKVMPIWVGLLLGAVIGLLSGLIGVGGGIFLSPILIMTNWTNVKNASGISALFILCNSASGLAGHITSLQKLDVSIAYWLVAVVIGGFLGSYLGTKKFNNKVIVGFLFLVLLTAGLKFVLVDFGR